A single window of Brevundimonas vitisensis DNA harbors:
- a CDS encoding M3 family oligoendopeptidase, whose protein sequence is MNAPFKAPPAPSTEAPLWDLGDLYASPTDPRIAADLEAGRARVAELNALQGRLVAQRAEPAALGRDLDRAIALYEQATDVLGGLGAYAFLSASTARDDAAAQGFEADIREKMTAIATPTVWLTLEVNQLEDAEIDAALAAHPAAARWTPWLRRVRAMKPHELSAELETFIAERAPISAQWPRLFDETLAALRVKAGKDSLTLAQALNQLSDPRGARRKAAAEGLSQALGDRVQTMALVLNTVAADKAMEDRWRGFKRPADSRHLANEVDGEAVDAMAEAVAAAYPKLSHRYYALKARAMGKDRLDQWDRNAPLDTSAPRAFDWSQGRSLVLESFADLGPEFADRARGFFDRPWIDGRARPGKQSGAYAHPVTANRHPYVFLNWMGERRDVLTLAHELGHGVHQTLAADRGTLLADTPLTLAETASIFAEGLTFDRLLATAPRSEQRGLLAGRIEDGLNTVVRQIAFHRFETRFHDERAGGEVSAERIGQIWLEELGASLGPAVTLNPGYEHWWSYVSHFVHSPFYVYAYAFGDLLVAALMETRAKDPEAFTPLYRDLLAGGGTRTYGEALAPFGLDPRDPAFWQIGCRRLERLVDQFEALG, encoded by the coding sequence ATGAACGCCCCCTTCAAAGCCCCGCCTGCTCCCTCGACCGAAGCCCCCCTGTGGGATCTTGGCGATCTCTATGCCTCGCCGACCGATCCGCGCATCGCCGCCGATCTGGAAGCAGGGCGCGCGCGGGTGGCAGAGCTGAATGCCCTGCAAGGCCGTCTGGTCGCCCAGCGGGCCGAGCCTGCCGCCCTGGGCCGCGATCTGGACCGCGCCATCGCCTTGTATGAACAGGCGACCGATGTGCTGGGGGGCCTCGGGGCCTATGCCTTCCTCTCGGCCTCCACCGCCCGCGACGATGCGGCGGCCCAGGGGTTTGAGGCCGATATCCGCGAGAAGATGACCGCCATTGCCACGCCGACGGTCTGGCTGACGCTGGAGGTCAACCAGCTGGAGGATGCAGAGATCGACGCCGCCCTGGCCGCCCATCCCGCCGCCGCCCGCTGGACCCCCTGGCTGCGCCGGGTCCGGGCGATGAAGCCGCATGAGCTGTCGGCCGAGCTGGAAACCTTCATCGCTGAGCGGGCGCCCATTTCCGCCCAGTGGCCGCGCCTGTTCGACGAAACCCTGGCCGCCCTGCGCGTCAAGGCGGGCAAGGACAGCCTGACCCTGGCCCAGGCCCTGAACCAGCTGTCGGATCCCCGCGGCGCTCGCCGCAAGGCGGCGGCCGAGGGCCTGTCACAGGCGCTGGGCGACCGGGTCCAGACCATGGCCCTGGTGCTGAACACCGTCGCCGCCGACAAGGCGATGGAGGATCGCTGGCGCGGCTTCAAACGTCCCGCCGACAGCCGGCACCTAGCCAATGAGGTCGACGGTGAGGCCGTGGACGCCATGGCCGAGGCGGTCGCCGCCGCCTATCCGAAGTTGTCGCACCGCTATTATGCGCTGAAGGCGCGGGCCATGGGCAAGGACCGGCTGGATCAGTGGGACCGCAACGCGCCCCTCGACACCTCTGCGCCGCGTGCCTTCGACTGGAGCCAGGGCCGATCGCTGGTGCTGGAGAGTTTCGCCGACCTGGGGCCCGAATTCGCCGACCGCGCGCGGGGCTTCTTCGACCGGCCCTGGATCGACGGCCGTGCCCGTCCGGGCAAGCAGTCGGGGGCCTATGCCCATCCCGTCACCGCCAACCGCCATCCCTATGTCTTCCTGAACTGGATGGGAGAGCGGCGTGACGTCCTGACCCTGGCTCACGAACTGGGCCATGGCGTGCATCAGACCCTGGCCGCTGATCGCGGCACCCTGCTGGCCGATACCCCCCTGACGCTGGCCGAGACGGCCTCCATCTTCGCCGAGGGCCTGACCTTCGATCGGCTGCTGGCCACCGCGCCCCGGTCCGAACAGCGCGGCCTGCTCGCCGGGCGGATCGAGGATGGGCTGAATACGGTCGTGCGCCAGATCGCCTTTCACCGGTTCGAAACGCGGTTCCATGACGAGCGGGCGGGCGGAGAGGTTTCGGCCGAGCGAATCGGTCAGATCTGGCTGGAGGAACTGGGGGCCTCGCTCGGCCCGGCGGTCACCCTCAATCCGGGTTATGAGCACTGGTGGAGCTATGTCAGCCACTTCGTCCACTCGCCCTTCTATGTCTATGCCTATGCCTTCGGCGACCTTTTGGTGGCGGCGCTGATGGAGACCCGGGCCAAGGATCCTGAGGCCTTTACGCCGCTGTATCGCGACCTGCTGGCCGGGGGCGGCACCCGCACCTATGGCGAGGCCCTGGCTCCGTTCGGCCTTGATCCCCGCGACCCGGCCTTCTGGCAGATCGGCTGCCGCCGGCTGGAGCGCCTGGTGGACCAGTTCGAGGCCCTGGGCTGA
- a CDS encoding F0F1 ATP synthase subunit C has protein sequence MEAESFKYFGIGLATLGMLGAGIGVGNIFGQFLAGALRNPSAAASQVGNLFVGAALVEALGILAFVLGILAWLG, from the coding sequence ATGGAAGCTGAATCCTTCAAGTACTTCGGTATTGGCCTGGCCACCCTGGGCATGCTCGGCGCCGGCATCGGCGTGGGCAACATCTTCGGTCAGTTCCTGGCCGGTGCTCTGCGCAACCCGTCGGCTGCCGCTTCGCAAGTCGGTAACCTGTTCGTCGGCGCCGCCCTGGTCGAAGCCCTGGGCATTCTGGCCTTCGTGCTGGGTATCCTGGCCTGGCTGGGCTAA
- the gcvPB gene encoding aminomethyl-transferring glycine dehydrogenase subunit GcvPB, with the protein MSTMNTVGRPTTPNAVASKPETLSGGRGLLQNEALIFEGDGWGKTGVDLPEPKGSASDLGDLVRKDPIGLPGLSEPEAMRHYVRLSQKNHAIDLALYPLGSCTMKHNPRLNEKMARLPGYSDIHPLQPVSTVQGALELMDQLAHWLKTLTGMPAVALSPKAGAHGELCGLMAIRAAHEASGQHEKRRKVLVPTSAHGTNPATAAFVGYTVVEVAQTDDGRVDVADLASKLGDDVAAIMVTNPNTCGLFERDILEISRLTHEAGAYFYCDGANFNAIVGRVRPGDLGVDAMHINLHKTFSTPHGGGGPGSGPVVLSAALAPFAPAPWVVNDGDGFNLVERAEDEAAQAFGRMCAFNGQMGMFVRALSYMMSHGSDGLRQVAEDAVLNANYIKARLSDVMSAAFPDGPCMHEALFDDSWLKGTDITTLDFAKAMIDEGFHPMTMYFPLVVHGAMLIEPTETESKAELDRFIHAMRLLAEAAKAGDSERFKGAPFHAPMRRLDETRAARSPRLRWTAPEGSNIAA; encoded by the coding sequence ATGAGCACCATGAACACCGTTGGCCGTCCCACCACGCCGAACGCCGTGGCCTCCAAGCCCGAAACCCTGAGCGGCGGCCGTGGCCTGCTGCAGAACGAAGCCCTGATCTTCGAGGGCGATGGATGGGGCAAAACGGGCGTCGATCTGCCCGAGCCCAAGGGGTCGGCATCCGATCTGGGCGACCTGGTCCGCAAGGATCCGATCGGCCTGCCCGGCCTGTCGGAGCCCGAGGCGATGCGCCACTATGTGCGTCTGTCCCAGAAGAACCACGCCATCGATCTGGCCCTCTATCCGCTGGGCTCTTGCACGATGAAGCACAACCCGCGCCTGAATGAGAAGATGGCGCGCCTGCCCGGCTATTCCGACATCCACCCGCTGCAGCCGGTCTCGACCGTGCAGGGGGCGCTGGAGCTGATGGATCAGTTGGCGCACTGGCTGAAGACCCTGACCGGCATGCCCGCGGTCGCCCTGTCGCCCAAGGCGGGTGCCCATGGCGAGCTGTGCGGCCTGATGGCCATTCGTGCCGCCCACGAAGCCAGCGGTCAGCACGAAAAGCGCCGGAAGGTTCTGGTGCCGACCAGCGCCCACGGCACGAACCCGGCCACGGCAGCCTTCGTCGGCTATACTGTCGTCGAGGTGGCCCAGACCGACGACGGCCGGGTGGATGTGGCGGACCTGGCCTCCAAGCTGGGCGACGACGTCGCCGCCATCATGGTGACCAATCCCAACACCTGCGGCCTGTTCGAGCGCGACATCCTGGAGATCAGCCGCCTGACGCATGAGGCTGGAGCCTATTTCTATTGCGACGGCGCGAACTTCAACGCCATCGTCGGGCGGGTGCGTCCCGGCGACCTGGGCGTCGATGCCATGCACATCAATCTGCACAAGACCTTTTCCACGCCGCACGGCGGGGGTGGTCCGGGCTCGGGCCCCGTGGTGCTGTCGGCGGCTCTGGCCCCGTTCGCCCCTGCCCCGTGGGTGGTCAATGATGGGGACGGCTTCAACCTGGTCGAGCGGGCCGAGGATGAGGCAGCCCAGGCGTTCGGACGAATGTGCGCCTTCAACGGCCAGATGGGCATGTTCGTGCGGGCCCTGTCCTACATGATGAGCCATGGCTCGGACGGCCTGCGTCAGGTGGCCGAGGATGCGGTGCTGAATGCCAATTACATCAAGGCACGGCTGTCGGACGTGATGAGCGCCGCCTTCCCAGACGGCCCCTGCATGCACGAGGCCCTGTTCGACGACAGCTGGCTGAAGGGTACCGACATCACGACCCTGGACTTCGCCAAGGCCATGATCGACGAAGGCTTCCACCCCATGACCATGTACTTCCCGCTGGTCGTGCACGGGGCCATGCTGATCGAGCCGACAGAGACGGAGTCCAAGGCCGAACTGGACCGCTTCATCCACGCCATGCGCCTGCTGGCCGAGGCCGCCAAGGCCGGCGACAGCGAACGGTTCAAGGGGGCTCCCTTCCACGCCCCGATGCGCCGCCTGGACGAGACACGCGCGGCGCGTTCGCCCCGCCTGCGCTGGACCGCGCCCGAAGGGTCGAATATCGCGGCCTGA
- a CDS encoding F0F1 ATP synthase subunit A, which produces MADPIEQFAVHPIPGLEFGEVTLPILGTQQIAVTNSHVAMTIAFGLVVLFLTLVTSGAKVVPGRLQSAGETLFGMIDGVTDSIIGHEGRKYFPFVFTLFTLVLGMNLLGMFLTFTATSQLAVTLTLALITILLVIGIGFAKHGLKFFLLFWPTSAPFAIRPIVGLIEFLSFLLRPITLALRLFGNMLGGHIALKIFAGFVVSMGGLVAAGGLGWLGLPVAALSMGMVVGLTALEFLVAFLQAFVFAVLASIYLNDVVNLGHGH; this is translated from the coding sequence TTGGCCGATCCGATCGAACAGTTTGCGGTGCATCCGATCCCGGGCCTGGAGTTCGGCGAGGTCACTCTGCCGATCCTGGGAACTCAGCAGATCGCGGTGACCAACTCGCACGTCGCCATGACCATCGCCTTCGGTCTGGTTGTGCTGTTCCTCACCCTGGTGACGTCTGGTGCCAAGGTCGTTCCGGGTCGCCTGCAGTCTGCGGGCGAGACCCTGTTCGGCATGATCGATGGCGTGACCGATTCGATCATCGGTCACGAGGGCCGCAAGTATTTCCCGTTCGTCTTCACCCTGTTCACCCTTGTCCTGGGCATGAACCTGCTGGGGATGTTCCTGACGTTCACGGCGACTTCGCAGCTGGCGGTCACCCTGACCCTGGCCCTGATCACCATCCTGCTGGTGATCGGCATCGGCTTTGCCAAGCACGGCCTGAAGTTCTTCCTGCTGTTCTGGCCGACCAGTGCGCCGTTTGCGATCCGCCCGATCGTGGGTCTGATCGAGTTTCTTTCCTTCCTCCTGCGCCCCATCACCCTGGCACTTCGTCTGTTCGGCAACATGCTGGGCGGTCACATTGCGCTGAAGATCTTCGCCGGCTTCGTCGTCTCGATGGGCGGTCTGGTGGCCGCCGGTGGTCTGGGCTGGCTGGGGCTGCCCGTGGCGGCCTTGTCCATGGGCATGGTTGTGGGTCTGACCGCGCTGGAGTTCCTCGTGGCCTTCCTTCAAGCCTTCGTTTTCGCCGTTCTGGCCAGCATCTATCTCAATGATGTGGTCAACCTGGGCCACGGGCACTAA
- a CDS encoding DUF6789 family protein: MGMLAGLASTTAIFLLEAVNLLLGPWVVSFPRLLSVTLQMPDNVALGWIAHAIAGTLVLGPLFALMYKSIPGQTPEAKGITFSVAAFVVLSLTVAPLAGVGMFFMRAGFVALAWMILTHALFGVVLGNVMARLMAREKRGPVVIGGAAVH, from the coding sequence ATGGGTATGCTTGCCGGACTGGCCTCGACCACAGCGATCTTTCTGCTTGAAGCGGTCAATCTGTTGCTGGGACCTTGGGTCGTCAGCTTTCCCCGACTGTTGTCAGTCACCTTGCAGATGCCAGACAATGTTGCGCTGGGCTGGATCGCCCACGCCATCGCCGGGACCCTGGTGCTGGGGCCGCTGTTTGCCTTGATGTACAAGTCCATCCCGGGCCAGACACCCGAGGCCAAGGGCATCACCTTTAGCGTCGCGGCCTTCGTGGTGCTCAGCCTGACCGTCGCGCCGCTGGCGGGGGTCGGCATGTTCTTCATGCGGGCCGGATTTGTGGCCCTGGCCTGGATGATTCTGACTCACGCCCTGTTCGGGGTGGTGCTGGGCAATGTCATGGCCCGGCTGATGGCTCGCGAGAAGCGCGGGCCGGTCGTTATCGGCGGAGCGGCCGTCCACTGA
- a CDS encoding DUF4153 domain-containing protein — translation MTIFGANETAPRDGADRSSLGVENQRAMAVARIAIGVTQGLVLYLLYRTTEDQGIGRAMIWPATVPGLFGPLMLVALYLPVVLLAGVGRLRPMTLAVWAGIAAVVLGLLGWHDVVRQAVGNGPDEAPYLDLPLFPFAAVALFIAHHLIVPADQERRWIASFAAYFDTAWKAGVQLALSIGFTVAFWLLLFLGAALFNVIGLRFLGDLIQEPWFAIPVTTLTFAVAVHLTDVRDGLIRGVRSVALMLLSWLLLVMTVLVAGFMAALPFTGLDGLWATGSATALVLAAAGALIVLINTAYQDGRPENAPPAVLKIAVRVAALLLTPLVVLAIWGLALRIGQYGLTPDRIIAAACAVVGGIYAVGYGYAALPVHRAGWMQPLERTNVGAAVATVATILVLFSPLADPARLSVADQMARLERGAVSPEAFDYRFLRFESGRVGEKALARLAASSDAAVATRAKEAQAAESRYEIEPPSVLSQVVIEAYPAGTALPQGFAVPVMSSDIRATCDTAGKCLAQSLDMNGDGQVEVLLANPWMLMLFQQADGAWVEVGTVDLARCGGPRQDPRETMRSGGLRPVPSPWADLEVAGVVNPINRSADCERAQAVAKPPVAAPAPPR, via the coding sequence ATGACGATCTTTGGTGCCAATGAGACCGCACCCCGCGACGGGGCGGACCGATCCAGCCTGGGGGTCGAGAACCAGCGGGCCATGGCCGTCGCGCGGATTGCCATCGGCGTGACCCAGGGCCTGGTGCTGTATCTGCTGTATCGCACCACCGAGGATCAGGGAATCGGGCGGGCCATGATCTGGCCGGCGACGGTGCCGGGCCTGTTCGGGCCTCTAATGCTGGTCGCCCTTTATCTGCCGGTCGTGCTGTTGGCGGGGGTCGGGCGGTTGCGGCCGATGACCCTGGCGGTCTGGGCGGGGATCGCAGCGGTGGTTCTGGGCCTGCTGGGCTGGCACGATGTGGTGCGGCAGGCGGTGGGGAACGGACCGGATGAGGCCCCCTATCTGGACCTGCCCCTGTTTCCCTTTGCGGCGGTGGCCCTGTTCATCGCCCATCACCTGATCGTGCCAGCGGATCAAGAGCGGCGGTGGATCGCCAGTTTCGCCGCCTATTTCGACACAGCGTGGAAGGCAGGGGTTCAGCTGGCGCTGTCGATCGGCTTCACCGTGGCCTTTTGGTTGCTGCTGTTCCTGGGCGCAGCCCTGTTCAATGTGATCGGTCTGAGGTTCCTGGGCGATCTGATCCAGGAGCCGTGGTTCGCCATTCCCGTGACGACGCTGACCTTTGCCGTGGCCGTGCATCTGACCGATGTGCGCGACGGGCTGATCCGGGGCGTGCGGTCGGTGGCGCTGATGCTGCTGTCGTGGCTGTTGCTGGTCATGACGGTGCTGGTGGCCGGCTTCATGGCCGCCCTGCCCTTCACCGGGCTGGACGGGCTGTGGGCGACGGGCAGTGCGACAGCCCTGGTGCTGGCAGCGGCGGGGGCCCTGATCGTGCTGATCAACACCGCCTATCAGGATGGACGGCCAGAGAATGCGCCGCCCGCCGTGCTGAAGATCGCGGTTCGGGTGGCGGCCCTGCTTCTGACGCCGCTGGTGGTGCTGGCGATCTGGGGCCTTGCACTGCGGATCGGCCAGTATGGCCTGACGCCCGACCGGATCATCGCGGCGGCCTGTGCCGTGGTCGGAGGCATTTACGCCGTCGGCTATGGGTATGCGGCCCTGCCCGTCCATCGCGCCGGGTGGATGCAACCGCTGGAGCGAACCAATGTCGGCGCCGCCGTGGCGACCGTCGCCACCATCCTGGTCCTGTTCAGCCCACTCGCCGACCCGGCCCGGCTGTCGGTCGCCGACCAGATGGCGCGGCTGGAGCGGGGGGCGGTCAGCCCCGAGGCCTTCGACTATCGCTTCCTGCGCTTCGAAAGCGGGCGAGTGGGCGAGAAGGCGCTGGCGCGTCTGGCCGCTTCATCCGATGCGGCAGTGGCGACCCGGGCCAAAGAGGCCCAGGCCGCAGAGAGCCGTTATGAAATCGAGCCCCCTTCGGTCCTGTCTCAGGTCGTGATCGAAGCCTATCCGGCCGGAACGGCATTGCCGCAGGGGTTCGCGGTACCCGTAATGTCGTCCGATATTCGTGCCACCTGCGACACGGCTGGCAAATGCCTGGCCCAGAGCCTGGACATGAACGGCGACGGGCAGGTTGAGGTCCTGCTGGCAAATCCCTGGATGCTGATGCTGTTCCAGCAGGCCGATGGAGCCTGGGTCGAGGTCGGCACCGTCGATCTGGCTCGCTGCGGCGGGCCCAGGCAGGATCCCCGAGAGACGATGCGATCCGGTGGCCTGCGCCCCGTTCCCTCCCCCTGGGCCGATCTGGAAGTGGCTGGCGTCGTCAATCCCATCAACCGCAGTGCCGATTGCGAACGCGCACAGGCCGTCGCCAAGCCCCCCGTGGCCGCACCGGCACCGCCCCGTTAA
- a CDS encoding AtpZ/AtpI family protein produces MSPTPESREEAIARLNQSASDLEARTTSDKSADVVAQAVAGKAYRIIAELIGGVLVGLALGFVVDRFAGTTPWGLIGGVLFGFAVSIWMAWQTTKRLQAEADAAGVVPKSIPFDDEEDEER; encoded by the coding sequence ATGTCACCGACACCGGAATCGCGCGAAGAGGCAATCGCACGCCTCAACCAAAGCGCATCCGACCTGGAGGCGCGGACCACGTCCGACAAGTCCGCCGACGTCGTCGCGCAGGCCGTGGCGGGCAAGGCTTATCGGATCATCGCCGAGCTGATCGGCGGTGTCCTGGTGGGTCTGGCGCTGGGATTCGTCGTTGACCGCTTCGCCGGAACGACGCCCTGGGGACTGATAGGCGGCGTCCTTTTTGGGTTCGCCGTTTCAATTTGGATGGCGTGGCAGACGACCAAACGTCTGCAGGCCGAAGCCGATGCCGCCGGGGTGGTCCCAAAGTCCATCCCGTTCGACGATGAAGAAGACGAGGAGCGATAG
- a CDS encoding F0F1 ATP synthase subunit B family protein produces MAAPETSNEHGATHATTEAEAGGLPQFDTSVWGGQIVYLLFLFVVLYLLISKVFAPRLRRVIDERADTISTAVATARTVQAEAATQATAAKAEVDQARAASRRVASEAKARVTAEAETRRAAEEAQVNARIEAAEAQIAVTRDQAMTHVAAIAAETADAIVARLTIPTAAETIAADVVAKRPRGMGKKTAEIELPIVTKTETGEGAA; encoded by the coding sequence ATGGCCGCTCCTGAAACATCCAACGAGCACGGCGCAACCCACGCCACGACTGAAGCCGAAGCCGGGGGCCTGCCCCAGTTCGACACCTCGGTCTGGGGTGGGCAGATCGTCTATCTGCTGTTCCTGTTCGTCGTTCTCTACCTGCTGATCAGCAAGGTGTTCGCGCCGCGCCTGCGCCGCGTGATCGACGAACGTGCCGATACCATTTCCACCGCCGTGGCGACCGCCCGTACGGTCCAGGCCGAGGCCGCCACCCAGGCCACCGCCGCCAAGGCCGAGGTCGATCAGGCCCGTGCTGCCTCGCGCCGCGTCGCCTCCGAGGCCAAGGCCCGCGTCACCGCTGAGGCCGAAACGCGCCGCGCCGCCGAAGAAGCCCAGGTCAACGCCCGCATCGAGGCCGCCGAGGCCCAGATCGCCGTCACCCGCGACCAGGCCATGACCCACGTCGCCGCCATCGCCGCCGAGACCGCCGACGCCATCGTCGCCCGCCTGACCATCCCGACGGCAGCCGAGACGATCGCGGCCGACGTCGTGGCCAAGCGCCCGCGTGGCATGGGCAAGAAGACCGCTGAGATCGAGTTGCCGATCGTGACCAAGACCGAGACCGGCGAGGGAGCCGCCTGA
- a CDS encoding sigma-54-dependent transcriptional regulator translates to MAKTVLVVDDDPTQRRLIQAVLDREGFVVVHAESGGEAIDRLTKGGGADVVLLDLVMPKMSGMEALAEIRSAGVTTPVIVLTGNGGIETVVKAMQAGAQDFFVKPVAAERLLIGVRNALQLTQLTAEVGRLKKHVAGRATFDDLVGNSGPMRMVKALGARAAKSTIPVLITGESGVGKEVIARALHGASDRAGKPFVAVNCGALPVNLVESILFGHEKGSFTGASDKHLGKFKEADGGTLFLDEIGELPLDMQVKLLRALQEGEIDPVGAKRPVRIDVRIVSATNRDLGQQVADGAFREDLFYRLNVFPIEAPSLRDRREDVPALVEHFVARFNVEEGKRIAGCAPETLAMLQAFDWPGNVRQLENAVYRAIILADAPFLQPHDFPAISGQAAPIEAEPDRSAAVASYADLPPLPDTPIRILDERGHLRTLEEIEHDLIQHAIEVYAGHMSEIARRLGIGRSTLYRKVREQGLEGQLKEVG, encoded by the coding sequence ATGGCCAAGACCGTTCTGGTCGTCGATGACGATCCGACCCAACGCCGCCTGATCCAGGCGGTGCTCGACCGCGAGGGCTTTGTCGTGGTGCATGCCGAGAGCGGCGGCGAGGCGATCGACCGGCTGACCAAGGGCGGCGGGGCCGATGTCGTGCTGCTGGACCTGGTCATGCCCAAGATGTCGGGCATGGAGGCCCTGGCCGAAATCCGTTCGGCAGGGGTCACCACGCCGGTGATCGTGCTGACCGGAAACGGGGGCATCGAGACGGTGGTCAAGGCCATGCAGGCCGGGGCGCAGGACTTCTTCGTCAAGCCGGTGGCGGCCGAACGCCTGCTGATCGGGGTCCGCAACGCGCTGCAGCTGACGCAGCTGACCGCCGAGGTCGGGCGGCTGAAGAAGCATGTTGCCGGGCGCGCCACCTTCGATGACCTGGTCGGTAACAGCGGCCCGATGCGGATGGTCAAGGCCCTGGGCGCGCGCGCGGCCAAGTCCACGATCCCGGTCCTGATCACCGGCGAGAGCGGCGTTGGCAAGGAAGTCATCGCCCGCGCCCTGCACGGGGCGTCCGACCGGGCGGGCAAGCCCTTCGTGGCCGTGAACTGCGGAGCCCTGCCGGTCAATCTGGTCGAGTCCATCCTGTTCGGCCACGAGAAGGGCAGCTTCACCGGGGCCAGCGACAAACACCTGGGCAAGTTCAAGGAGGCCGACGGCGGCACCCTGTTCCTCGATGAAATTGGCGAGCTGCCGCTGGACATGCAGGTCAAGCTGCTGAGAGCCTTGCAGGAAGGCGAGATCGATCCGGTCGGGGCCAAGCGGCCGGTGCGTATCGATGTGCGAATCGTCTCGGCGACCAATCGCGACCTGGGCCAGCAGGTGGCAGACGGGGCCTTCCGCGAAGACCTGTTCTATCGGCTGAACGTGTTCCCGATCGAGGCGCCATCCCTGCGCGACCGGCGTGAGGACGTGCCGGCCCTGGTCGAGCATTTCGTGGCCCGGTTCAATGTCGAGGAAGGAAAGCGGATCGCCGGTTGCGCGCCCGAGACCCTGGCCATGCTGCAGGCCTTCGACTGGCCCGGCAACGTCCGGCAGCTGGAGAATGCGGTCTATCGCGCCATCATCCTGGCCGATGCGCCGTTCCTGCAGCCGCACGACTTCCCGGCCATCTCGGGTCAGGCCGCCCCGATCGAAGCCGAGCCGGACCGGTCCGCCGCCGTAGCCTCCTATGCCGACCTGCCGCCCCTGCCCGACACGCCGATCCGCATCCTGGACGAACGGGGCCATCTGCGGACCCTGGAAGAGATCGAGCACGACCTGATCCAGCATGCCATCGAGGTCTATGCCGGCCACATGAGCGAGATCGCGCGCCGCCTGGGGATCGGCCGATCGACCCTTTACCGCAAGGTGCGTGAACAGGGCCTGGAAGGGCAGTTGAAAGAGGTGGGGTAA
- a CDS encoding F0F1 ATP synthase subunit B has product MPHFLDPHMYDLANPELWVGIGLLLFFGILLLAGVPKLVAGVLDAKAAKIQAELDEAARLRAEAEALLAQIRQEKAEAEAQAAEMLAAAEADARRLEAEAKVKLEEDMARRQQLAERRIAQAEAQATADVRAAATDQAVRAAEDILAARLAAQGDPQADAAIAQIAARLN; this is encoded by the coding sequence ATGCCGCATTTCCTCGATCCCCACATGTATGACCTGGCCAACCCGGAGCTGTGGGTCGGCATCGGTCTGCTGCTGTTCTTCGGCATTCTGCTGCTCGCGGGCGTGCCCAAGCTGGTCGCCGGCGTGCTGGACGCCAAGGCCGCCAAGATTCAGGCCGAGCTGGACGAGGCCGCGCGCCTGCGCGCCGAGGCCGAGGCCCTGTTGGCCCAGATCCGTCAGGAGAAGGCCGAAGCCGAGGCCCAGGCCGCCGAGATGCTCGCCGCCGCCGAGGCCGACGCCCGCCGTCTGGAAGCTGAAGCCAAGGTCAAGCTGGAAGAGGACATGGCCCGCCGCCAGCAACTGGCCGAGCGGCGCATCGCCCAGGCCGAGGCCCAGGCGACCGCCGACGTCCGTGCTGCCGCGACCGATCAGGCCGTGCGTGCCGCTGAAGACATCCTGGCCGCGCGTCTGGCCGCCCAAGGCGACCCCCAGGCCGACGCCGCCATTGCCCAGATCGCCGCGCGCCTGAACTGA